A window of the Yersinia rochesterensis genome harbors these coding sequences:
- the selD gene encoding selenide, water dikinase SelD produces MTSPAIRLTQYSHGAGCGCKISPKVLDKILHSEQEKFLDPRLLVGNETRDDAAVYDIGNGVGIISTTDFFMPIVDDPFDFGRIAATNAISDIYAMGGKPIMAIAILGWPIDKLAPEVAQQVIEGGRYVCQQAGISLAGGHSIDAPEPIFGLAVTGIVGTDHVKKNSAAKAGCKLFLTKPLGIGILTTAEKKSQLRPEHQGVATKTMCQLNKSGADFAHIPGVTAMTDVTGFGLLGHLSEICQGSGVQATLHFSAIPRLPAVEEYIAAGCVPGGTGRNFDSYGHLIGKMSDLQKSLLCDPQTSGGLLLAVLPEAEAQVHEIAAQHDLVLSAIGELATVDSRRALIEITE; encoded by the coding sequence ATGACATCGCCAGCGATACGTCTTACTCAATACAGCCATGGAGCGGGTTGCGGTTGCAAAATTTCGCCCAAAGTTTTGGATAAAATTTTACATTCGGAGCAGGAAAAATTCCTCGATCCTCGCCTGCTGGTGGGCAATGAGACCCGTGATGATGCTGCTGTTTATGATATTGGTAATGGGGTCGGTATTATCAGCACCACCGACTTTTTTATGCCGATCGTCGACGATCCCTTTGATTTCGGGCGCATTGCCGCGACTAATGCCATCAGTGATATTTATGCCATGGGCGGCAAACCGATTATGGCTATTGCAATTTTGGGGTGGCCAATTGATAAACTGGCCCCCGAAGTTGCTCAGCAAGTCATTGAAGGTGGGCGATATGTTTGCCAACAGGCAGGGATTTCGCTCGCGGGTGGGCACTCTATTGATGCACCGGAGCCTATTTTCGGTTTGGCTGTCACCGGTATTGTCGGCACTGACCACGTGAAGAAAAACAGTGCCGCAAAAGCAGGATGTAAACTGTTTCTCACCAAACCATTGGGGATTGGCATCCTAACCACGGCCGAGAAAAAAAGTCAATTACGGCCGGAGCATCAAGGGGTTGCAACCAAAACCATGTGCCAGTTGAACAAGTCTGGCGCTGACTTTGCGCATATTCCCGGGGTCACTGCCATGACAGATGTGACCGGGTTCGGCTTGCTGGGCCATTTAAGTGAGATTTGTCAGGGGTCAGGTGTCCAGGCGACATTGCATTTTTCGGCTATCCCGCGTTTACCGGCGGTTGAAGAATATATTGCGGCGGGGTGTGTTCCGGGGGGAACTGGCCGCAACTTTGACAGTTATGGTCATCTGATTGGCAAAATGTCCGATTTACAGAAGAGTTTACTCTGTGACCCGCAGACATCCGGCGGCTTGCTGTTAGCGGTCTTACCAGAAGCTGAGGCGCAAGTACATGAAATTGCAGCTCAACATGACTTGGTGCTCAGTGCTATTGGCGAGTTAGCTACGGTGGATAGTCGTCGAGCACTGATTGAGATAACAGAATGA
- a CDS encoding DNA topoisomerase III, translating to MRLFIAEKPSLARAIADILPKPHRRGDGFIACGNDQMVTWCVGHLLEQAQPDAYDSRYARWSLADLPIIPEKWRLQPRPSVSKQLNVIKQLLQQADEVVHAGDPDREGQLLVDEVLDYLDLAAEKRKNVRRCLINDLNPQAVVRAVERLRYNREFIPLCVSALARARADWLYGINMTRAYTILGRNAGYDGVLSVGRVQTPVLGLVVRRDEEIEDFVAKDFFEVKAHIVTPADERFVALWQPSDSCESYQDEEGRLLHRPLAEHVVNRITGQPAVVTSYNDKRESETAPLPFSLSTLQIEAAKRFGLSAQQVLDICQRLYETHKLITYPRSDCRYLPEEHFAGRHSVLNAISIHQADLLPLEVMDSDRRNRCWDDKKVDAHHAIIPTARASKVNLTADESKVYRLVAQQYLMQFCPDAQFRKCVIELDIAGGKFIAKARFLAEAGWRTLLGSKERDEENEGAPLPVVEKGAELLCERGEVVERQTQPPRPFTDASLLSAMTGIARFVQDKELKKVLRATDGLGTEATRAGIIELLFKRTFLFKKGRYIHASPAGRALIHALPDIAARPDMTAHWESTLTQISEKNCRYQDFMQPLVATLQDLISQAKQNRSPQVFRGLPAAPTGAIKKRKKTPTKTKETKS from the coding sequence ATGCGACTTTTTATTGCCGAAAAGCCCAGTCTGGCACGGGCGATAGCGGATATTTTGCCAAAACCGCATCGTCGGGGTGATGGATTCATTGCCTGTGGTAATGATCAAATGGTGACCTGGTGTGTTGGTCATTTATTGGAACAAGCTCAACCCGATGCTTACGACAGCCGCTATGCGCGTTGGTCATTAGCGGATTTACCGATTATTCCTGAAAAATGGCGATTGCAGCCGCGCCCCTCGGTGAGTAAACAATTGAATGTTATCAAACAATTGTTGCAACAAGCCGATGAAGTCGTTCATGCGGGTGACCCTGATCGCGAAGGTCAACTTTTAGTTGATGAAGTCTTGGATTACCTCGATTTAGCGGCAGAAAAGCGGAAAAACGTACGCCGGTGTTTGATTAATGACTTAAACCCGCAGGCTGTGGTGCGCGCGGTAGAACGTTTGCGTTACAACCGTGAGTTTATCCCGCTTTGTGTTTCAGCATTGGCCCGAGCCAGAGCCGACTGGCTATATGGCATCAATATGACTCGCGCCTATACTATTCTTGGGCGCAATGCAGGCTATGATGGCGTGCTGTCGGTTGGCCGTGTTCAGACGCCGGTATTAGGGCTAGTGGTACGCCGCGATGAAGAAATTGAAGATTTTGTCGCCAAAGATTTTTTTGAGGTAAAAGCCCATATCGTCACGCCGGCTGATGAACGTTTTGTGGCGTTATGGCAACCGAGTGATTCTTGTGAATCCTATCAGGATGAAGAAGGGCGCTTGTTACATCGCCCACTGGCAGAACACGTCGTTAACCGCATAACAGGTCAGCCAGCGGTTGTAACGTCCTATAATGATAAACGGGAATCAGAAACCGCCCCGTTGCCATTCTCTCTTTCTACTTTGCAAATTGAGGCGGCAAAACGATTCGGATTGAGCGCGCAACAAGTGCTGGATATTTGCCAGCGATTATATGAAACGCACAAATTGATTACCTACCCGCGCTCGGATTGCCGATACCTACCAGAAGAACATTTTGCCGGACGTCATTCAGTGCTCAATGCTATCAGTATTCATCAGGCAGACCTTTTGCCGCTGGAAGTGATGGACAGTGACCGGCGTAACCGCTGTTGGGATGACAAAAAAGTCGATGCTCACCACGCGATTATTCCAACAGCGCGCGCCAGCAAAGTGAATTTGACGGCCGATGAGAGCAAAGTTTACCGATTAGTCGCGCAGCAATATTTGATGCAGTTTTGTCCTGATGCGCAATTTCGAAAATGTGTTATTGAACTGGATATTGCAGGCGGTAAGTTTATCGCCAAAGCTCGTTTTCTGGCGGAGGCAGGTTGGCGTACCTTGCTTGGCAGTAAAGAGCGGGATGAAGAGAATGAAGGCGCGCCATTGCCGGTGGTTGAGAAAGGCGCTGAGTTACTGTGTGAACGTGGCGAAGTTGTTGAACGCCAGACCCAGCCGCCGCGGCCATTTACTGATGCCAGTTTATTATCAGCCATGACCGGCATTGCCCGTTTTGTGCAGGATAAAGAACTGAAAAAAGTATTACGCGCTACCGATGGTTTAGGAACGGAAGCCACACGAGCAGGGATTATTGAACTACTGTTCAAACGAACTTTTTTGTTTAAGAAAGGCCGTTATATTCATGCCAGCCCGGCAGGACGAGCATTAATTCATGCATTACCCGATATCGCTGCTCGGCCCGATATGACGGCTCATTGGGAATCAACACTGACGCAAATCAGTGAAAAAAACTGTCGCTATCAGGATTTTATGCAACCGCTGGTGGCCACATTGCAGGATTTAATCAGTCAGGCAAAACAAAATCGGTCGCCTCAGGTTTTTCGTGGGTTGCCAGCCGCTCCTACAGGGGCGATAAAGAAACGCAAGAAAACGCCGACCAAAACCAAGGAGACTAAGTCATGA
- a CDS encoding DUF1496 domain-containing protein, translating into MKIWVMLGCMGFATLISGQVLANRNNVDVVVPLPPEVWNNSSNRNSNPCTRCCIYQNQNYSEGAVLRVEGEVLQCVRDPNVIGTNPLIWKRLTR; encoded by the coding sequence ATGAAAATATGGGTAATGCTAGGGTGCATGGGGTTTGCCACACTTATTTCTGGCCAGGTTTTGGCAAACCGGAATAATGTTGATGTCGTCGTTCCTTTACCTCCCGAAGTTTGGAATAACTCATCAAATCGCAACAGTAATCCGTGTACCCGTTGCTGTATTTATCAAAATCAAAACTATTCGGAAGGTGCAGTATTGCGGGTTGAGGGTGAAGTTTTACAATGTGTGCGGGACCCTAATGTGATCGGAACTAACCCATTGATCTGGAAAAGATTAACCCGATAG
- a CDS encoding pyrimidine (deoxy)nucleoside triphosphate diphosphatase: MIDVVAGIIERNGKILLAQRDLHRDQAGLWEFPGGKVEAGESQPQALIRELAEELNIDAVITQYIATNQWDSPKGIIRLHAWHIESFYGEPVLHCHSALVWLMPEDVHNYPLAPADIPLLEAFIRQKK, from the coding sequence ATGATTGATGTCGTCGCGGGGATTATTGAACGGAACGGTAAAATTTTATTGGCGCAACGAGATTTACATCGCGACCAGGCGGGTTTATGGGAATTCCCTGGCGGGAAAGTCGAGGCTGGAGAAAGCCAACCGCAAGCATTGATACGCGAACTTGCCGAAGAGTTAAATATTGACGCGGTGATAACCCAATATATTGCGACTAATCAGTGGGATTCACCGAAAGGCATCATTCGACTGCATGCCTGGCACATTGAAAGCTTCTATGGTGAGCCTGTTTTACATTGCCACTCTGCCCTCGTCTGGCTAATGCCAGAGGATGTTCATAACTACCCTCTGGCACCCGCCGACATTCCATTATTAGAAGCTTTTATCCGCCAAAAAAAGTAA
- the xthA gene encoding exodeoxyribonuclease III: MKFVSFNINGLRARPHQLAAIIEQHQPDVIGLQETKVHDDMFPLEEVSQHGYHVYYHGQKGHYGVALLTKNEPLAVRRGFPTDEEDAQRRIIMADIATPQGPLTVINGYFPQGESRDHPTKFPAKERFYADLQQYLEQQLSSDAQVLIMGDINISPTDLDIGIGEESRKRWLRTGKCSFLPEERAWLERLQNWGLVDTFRAANPDCNDQFSWFDYRSRGFDENRGLRIDLLLASHPLAARCIATGIDYDIRSMEKPSDHAPVWSEFAL; the protein is encoded by the coding sequence ATGAAGTTTGTCTCTTTTAATATCAATGGCCTACGTGCTCGACCACATCAACTGGCTGCAATAATCGAACAACATCAACCCGATGTTATTGGGCTTCAAGAAACAAAAGTACATGATGATATGTTTCCGCTTGAAGAGGTCAGTCAACATGGTTATCACGTCTATTATCATGGACAAAAAGGCCATTACGGCGTTGCATTGTTAACCAAGAATGAACCCTTGGCCGTACGACGCGGTTTTCCTACCGATGAAGAAGATGCGCAGCGCCGTATTATTATGGCTGACATTGCGACACCGCAAGGTCCTTTAACCGTGATTAATGGCTATTTCCCTCAAGGAGAAAGCCGTGACCACCCCACAAAGTTTCCTGCTAAAGAGCGTTTTTATGCTGACTTACAGCAGTATTTGGAGCAGCAACTGTCATCTGATGCCCAAGTACTGATTATGGGAGATATCAATATCAGTCCAACAGATTTGGATATTGGTATTGGCGAAGAGAGTCGCAAACGCTGGTTGCGTACGGGCAAGTGTTCATTCCTGCCTGAAGAACGTGCATGGCTGGAGCGTTTACAAAATTGGGGGCTAGTGGATACATTCCGTGCAGCAAATCCTGATTGTAATGACCAATTTTCATGGTTTGATTATCGTTCGCGTGGTTTTGACGAAAATAGAGGCTTACGCATAGATTTATTATTGGCGAGCCACCCTCTGGCAGCTCGCTGCATTGCCACAGGTATTGATTACGATATTAGAAGCATGGAAAAACCCTCAGACCACGCTCCAGTATGGTCTGAATTCGCACTCTAA
- a CDS encoding LysR family transcriptional regulator: protein MFLSRKFEAFMAVVENGSLSKAARVMNRTTPPVAKSIKDFESIIGKKLFKREKFGMSLTRDGEVLYNDLKDLYQQEKEITKKHLTGHVSNVINIYYDWGKSEKLTKLYKVAEKNNIQANIIKFYYENIDEIGDYDGNSLILSSEKIPSDRFILLNEVPDSGFGIYGRKDIINESPDIINILHNNTWLCNPTLYRSKFVKDLEELVKKQHDKVSVRQVDNLACCLDFIYSGRYICITDSIMDNFNGDSKLDFINLANFQDENKLYFYKSRSHSSVLNGLIDYIYSLV from the coding sequence ATGTTTCTATCTCGTAAGTTTGAAGCCTTTATGGCTGTAGTTGAAAATGGTTCGCTGAGTAAGGCTGCAAGAGTAATGAATAGAACTACACCCCCTGTAGCAAAGTCTATAAAAGACTTTGAAAGCATAATAGGCAAAAAATTATTTAAACGAGAAAAGTTTGGTATGAGTTTAACTCGGGATGGCGAGGTTTTATATAATGATCTAAAAGATTTATATCAGCAAGAAAAAGAAATAACCAAAAAACATCTTACTGGTCATGTTTCTAATGTTATCAATATTTATTACGACTGGGGGAAAAGTGAAAAGCTGACGAAGTTGTATAAAGTCGCTGAGAAAAATAACATCCAAGCTAATATAATAAAATTTTATTATGAAAATATTGATGAGATTGGAGATTATGATGGAAACTCGCTGATACTCTCATCAGAAAAAATCCCCAGTGACAGATTTATACTATTGAATGAAGTCCCAGATAGTGGCTTTGGTATTTATGGCAGAAAAGATATAATTAATGAAAGTCCAGATATAATAAATATCCTTCATAATAATACGTGGCTGTGTAATCCTACATTATATAGAAGTAAATTTGTTAAGGATTTAGAGGAATTGGTTAAAAAACAACATGATAAAGTCAGTGTTAGACAGGTAGATAACTTGGCTTGCTGTTTGGATTTTATCTATTCAGGTAGATATATCTGTATTACAGACTCTATCATGGATAATTTTAATGGTGATTCAAAATTGGATTTCATAAACTTAGCTAATTTCCAAGATGAAAACAAACTGTATTTTTACAAATCAAGGTCACATTCAAGCGTACTAAATGGATTAATTGATTATATTTATAGTTTGGTATAA
- the purU gene encoding formyltetrahydrofolate deformylase, with amino-acid sequence MPHQNVQKKVLRTICPDAKGLIAKITNICYKHQLNIVQNNEFVDHLTGRFFMRTELEGIFNDTTLLADLDDALPEGTNRELHTAGRRRIVIMVTKEAHCLGDLLMKSAYGGLDVEIAAVIGNHSELQHLVERFDIPFHLISHEGLTRDQHDQLLIEQIEQYQPDYVVLAKYMRVLTPAFVQRFPYQIINIHHSFLPAFIGARPYHQAYERGVKIIGATAHYVNDSLDEGPIIMQDVIHVDHSYTAEDMMRAGRDVEKNVLSRALYRVLAQRVFVYGNRTVIL; translated from the coding sequence ATGCCACACCAGAATGTACAAAAGAAAGTGTTACGCACCATTTGCCCTGATGCCAAAGGTTTAATCGCAAAAATCACTAATATTTGCTACAAACACCAACTCAATATCGTGCAAAATAATGAGTTCGTCGATCATCTGACGGGTCGCTTTTTCATGCGTACAGAGCTTGAAGGTATTTTTAACGATACCACCTTGCTCGCCGATCTGGACGACGCATTACCGGAAGGGACTAATCGCGAGCTGCATACTGCTGGGCGTCGTCGCATTGTCATTATGGTCACCAAAGAAGCACATTGCCTGGGTGACTTATTAATGAAAAGCGCTTACGGCGGTCTGGATGTTGAGATTGCTGCCGTCATTGGCAACCATAGTGAATTACAGCATTTGGTCGAGCGTTTTGATATTCCGTTCCATCTTATTAGCCATGAAGGTTTGACCCGTGACCAGCATGATCAACTGTTGATTGAACAAATAGAACAATACCAGCCAGATTATGTTGTATTAGCAAAATATATGCGCGTGTTGACACCCGCTTTTGTGCAGCGCTTCCCATATCAGATTATTAATATTCATCACTCTTTTTTACCTGCCTTTATTGGTGCACGTCCTTACCATCAAGCTTACGAGCGAGGTGTGAAAATCATTGGTGCTACAGCGCATTATGTCAATGACAGCTTGGATGAAGGCCCAATTATTATGCAGGATGTGATTCATGTTGATCACTCATATACCGCAGAAGATATGATGCGTGCCGGGCGTGATGTCGAGAAAAACGTATTGAGCCGGGCGCTCTATCGTGTATTAGCACAGCGGGTTTTTGTTTACGGTAACCGAACTGTTATTTTGTAA
- a CDS encoding YchJ family protein has product MSEQCPCGSTLEYQECCEPYILGTLVAVNPAILMRSRYSAYVKKNVDYLVNTWHPDCNAQKWRDGIIQSFNNTTWHGLTVIAEIESDRDDEAFVEFIARFSDTNNTDTNNTDTNSTQISSMHERSRFLRINEHWYYIDGIRPSVGRNDACPCGSGKKHKKCCGR; this is encoded by the coding sequence TTGTCAGAACAGTGTCCTTGCGGCAGTACACTTGAATATCAAGAATGTTGTGAACCTTATATTCTAGGTACTCTAGTTGCGGTTAACCCGGCGATATTGATGCGTTCCCGCTATAGCGCCTACGTGAAAAAGAATGTGGATTATCTGGTCAATACTTGGCATCCCGACTGCAATGCGCAAAAATGGCGTGATGGAATAATTCAAAGTTTTAATAATACGACATGGCACGGATTAACTGTCATTGCTGAAATCGAGAGTGATCGTGATGATGAAGCATTTGTTGAGTTTATCGCTCGTTTTTCTGATACAAACAATACCGATACAAACAATACTGATACAAATAGTACCCAGATAAGCTCCATGCATGAACGTTCTCGCTTCCTTCGCATAAATGAACACTGGTACTATATTGACGGAATCCGGCCATCTGTGGGTAGAAATGATGCATGCCCTTGTGGCTCGGGGAAAAAACATAAGAAATGCTGCGGGCGCTAA
- a CDS encoding GNAT family N-acetyltransferase, whose product MAQIKAYIYVAKWEGRIVGCAILVLHGDSAPEVKRIFVTPDCRGHGIASLLITALFDKANTLKTKEIYLETGVFQPEAICLYQRLGFELTTQLGHYAYDPLSIFMVKKLYPNQ is encoded by the coding sequence ATGGCTCAGATAAAAGCATATATTTATGTCGCGAAGTGGGAAGGCCGCATTGTCGGATGCGCGATTCTGGTACTACATGGGGATAGCGCCCCTGAAGTTAAACGCATTTTTGTCACGCCAGATTGCCGAGGTCACGGTATTGCATCATTGCTGATAACCGCCCTATTTGACAAAGCTAATACTTTAAAAACAAAGGAAATTTATCTTGAAACGGGAGTATTCCAGCCTGAAGCAATATGCTTATATCAACGGCTAGGTTTTGAATTGACAACTCAACTCGGCCATTATGCCTATGATCCATTGAGTATATTTATGGTGAAAAAGTTATACCCCAATCAATGA
- the rssA gene encoding patatin-like phospholipase RssA has protein sequence MRKSKVGLALGAGAAKGWAHIGVINALKKMGVEIDVVAGCSVGSLVGAAYASDHLEVMECWVRSFKYWDVIRMMDFSWRRGGLLHGKRVFSVVNEIIEVQDIAECALPFGCVVTNLTTGRELWLTEGDIKQAIRASCSMPGLFSPVLLEGYWLVDGAVVNPVPISLARAMGADIVIAVDLQHDAHLIAQDIFSPQTLESKLAEIPDNWHRRLKARITNLTSSPPKNAPSAMDIMSTSIQVLENRLKRNRMAGDPPDVLIQPYCPQISMLDFHRADEAIAAGELAVEKCAEQLYPLIKHR, from the coding sequence ATGAGAAAAAGTAAGGTTGGATTGGCACTGGGAGCTGGCGCTGCTAAAGGATGGGCACATATTGGTGTCATTAATGCACTGAAAAAGATGGGCGTAGAGATTGATGTGGTCGCTGGGTGCTCAGTTGGCTCATTAGTTGGTGCAGCTTACGCCAGTGATCACCTGGAGGTAATGGAATGCTGGGTGCGCTCATTTAAATACTGGGATGTTATCCGAATGATGGATTTTTCGTGGCGGCGTGGTGGGCTACTGCATGGGAAGCGCGTATTTAGTGTGGTAAATGAAATTATTGAAGTACAAGATATCGCCGAATGCGCATTGCCTTTCGGGTGCGTGGTAACAAATTTAACCACTGGTCGGGAGCTATGGCTTACAGAGGGGGATATCAAGCAAGCTATCAGAGCATCGTGCAGTATGCCTGGGTTATTCTCACCTGTTTTGTTAGAGGGATATTGGCTTGTTGATGGTGCAGTTGTTAATCCGGTTCCAATCTCTTTGGCCAGGGCTATGGGGGCTGATATCGTTATTGCGGTTGATTTGCAGCATGATGCACATCTTATTGCGCAAGATATATTTTCTCCACAAACACTTGAAAGCAAGCTTGCGGAGATCCCGGATAATTGGCACCGGCGCTTGAAAGCACGGATAACGAACCTAACATCTAGCCCGCCAAAGAATGCACCCAGCGCAATGGATATTATGTCTACGTCGATACAAGTATTGGAAAACCGATTGAAACGTAATCGTATGGCCGGCGATCCTCCTGATGTCCTTATTCAGCCTTATTGTCCACAAATATCAATGTTGGATTTTCACCGTGCGGATGAAGCCATTGCTGCCGGAGAATTGGCCGTGGAGAAGTGCGCGGAACAGTTATATCCCCTGATAAAGCACAGATAG
- the rssB gene encoding two-component system response regulator RssB, which produces MEKPLVGKNILVVEDETVFRSVIAEFLGSLGATVHQAENGLVALERLKTQVPDLILCDLAMPVMGGIEFVERLLIQGVKIPILVISATDKMTDIAKVLRLGVKDVLLKPIVDLKRLRETVLACLYPALFTSHAIEETELIQDWEALRQNPYYAAQLLKQLQPPAQQTIAHCRINYRQLTMVEKPGLVLDIAALSDKDVAFYCLDVTRAGDNGVLAALLLRVLFNGILQEHLAHQQHRLPQMSSLLEQVNQLLRRTHLEGQFPLLMGYYHVEHQNLILISAGLHANVHAGKHQIQLSNGVPLGTLKTTHLNQISQRCAAWQCQIWGGGSRLRLMLSADEPAVL; this is translated from the coding sequence ATGGAAAAACCACTAGTAGGTAAAAATATTTTAGTCGTTGAGGACGAAACAGTTTTTCGCTCAGTCATTGCGGAATTCTTAGGTTCACTCGGCGCGACAGTGCACCAGGCGGAAAATGGACTGGTGGCTTTAGAACGATTAAAAACTCAGGTTCCTGATCTGATACTGTGCGATCTGGCTATGCCAGTGATGGGAGGGATAGAGTTTGTTGAGCGTTTACTCATTCAAGGGGTGAAAATTCCCATTCTGGTTATATCAGCAACCGATAAAATGACGGATATTGCTAAGGTTCTGCGTCTAGGTGTAAAAGACGTTTTGCTGAAGCCAATTGTCGACTTAAAACGCTTGCGAGAAACCGTATTGGCCTGCCTTTATCCTGCATTATTTACCTCCCATGCAATTGAAGAAACTGAACTTATTCAAGATTGGGAGGCGCTGCGCCAAAATCCTTATTATGCCGCTCAGTTATTAAAGCAGCTCCAACCTCCAGCACAACAAACAATTGCTCACTGCCGCATAAACTACCGGCAATTGACCATGGTTGAGAAACCGGGGTTAGTCTTGGATATTGCAGCATTGTCAGACAAAGATGTCGCTTTCTACTGCCTTGATGTTACACGGGCGGGAGATAACGGCGTTTTAGCCGCTTTATTGCTAAGGGTATTATTTAATGGGATTCTTCAAGAGCATTTAGCACATCAACAACACCGTCTACCACAGATGTCATCTTTACTCGAACAAGTTAATCAGCTCTTAAGACGTACTCATTTAGAGGGGCAATTTCCTTTGCTGATGGGCTATTACCATGTGGAGCATCAAAATTTGATACTGATTTCCGCTGGGTTACATGCCAATGTCCATGCAGGTAAACATCAGATTCAACTCAGTAATGGCGTGCCTTTAGGAACATTAAAAACAACCCATTTAAATCAAATTAGTCAGCGTTGCGCTGCATGGCAGTGCCAAATTTGGGGCGGAGGGAGTCGGTTACGGTTGATGCTGTCCGCGGATGAGCCAGCCGTGCTATGA
- a CDS encoding UDP-glucose dehydrogenase family protein — protein sequence MKVTVFGIGYVGLVQAAVLAEVGHDVMCIDIDEKKVADLRKGHIAIFEPGLAPLVKENYESGRLQFSTDAEAGVAHGTIQFIAVGTPPDEDGAADLKYVLAVASTIAKYMDTPKVIIDKSTVPVGTADKVQEMIQTVLQQRGKKIAFNVVSNPEFLKEGVAVADCKRPERIVIGIDTDDNGVIDLISELYEPFNRNHDRMLIMDIRSAELTKYAANGMLATKISFMNEIANIAERLGADIEKVRQGIGSDSRIGYHFIYSGCGYGGSCFPKDIQALIRTAESCGYQPQLLQAVEQINNEQKFKLVEFILRHFNSQLAGKTLALWGLAFKPNTDDMREAPSRILMESLWKAGVTIQAYDPEAMDEAQRIYGARDDLKLMGTKESALQGADALIICTEWQNFRAPDFGMIKSHLKHPVIFDGRNLYDPERLNRQGFTYYGIGRGASINRAQ from the coding sequence ATGAAGGTTACGGTTTTTGGTATTGGCTATGTCGGGTTAGTCCAGGCTGCTGTCCTGGCTGAAGTTGGCCATGATGTTATGTGTATAGATATTGATGAAAAGAAAGTTGCTGATCTACGAAAAGGGCATATCGCTATTTTCGAACCCGGATTAGCACCACTGGTAAAAGAGAATTATGAGAGTGGTAGACTACAATTCTCCACGGATGCAGAAGCTGGTGTAGCACATGGCACTATTCAATTTATAGCCGTTGGCACTCCTCCTGATGAAGATGGTGCCGCTGACCTAAAGTATGTGCTTGCCGTTGCCAGTACCATTGCTAAATATATGGATACTCCCAAAGTTATTATCGATAAATCTACCGTCCCTGTAGGGACTGCGGATAAAGTGCAAGAAATGATACAAACTGTTCTACAGCAACGAGGGAAGAAAATAGCATTCAATGTGGTTTCAAATCCTGAGTTTCTAAAAGAAGGGGTGGCAGTCGCTGACTGTAAACGTCCAGAACGCATCGTTATCGGCATTGATACTGATGATAACGGTGTTATCGATTTAATTAGCGAGTTATACGAGCCATTTAATCGAAATCATGACCGGATGTTAATAATGGATATTCGCAGTGCTGAACTGACGAAATATGCAGCAAACGGCATGTTGGCAACTAAGATCAGTTTTATGAATGAAATTGCTAATATCGCTGAACGTCTTGGCGCAGATATCGAAAAGGTGAGACAGGGCATTGGTTCTGACTCGCGCATTGGCTACCATTTTATTTATTCTGGCTGTGGTTATGGTGGTTCTTGTTTCCCCAAAGATATTCAGGCGTTAATTCGTACAGCCGAAAGTTGTGGTTATCAGCCTCAGTTGTTACAGGCTGTTGAGCAAATCAATAATGAGCAAAAGTTTAAATTGGTCGAATTTATTCTGCGTCACTTTAACTCACAACTGGCGGGAAAAACATTGGCTCTTTGGGGGTTAGCATTTAAACCCAATACGGATGATATGCGCGAAGCTCCGAGTCGGATTTTAATGGAGTCATTGTGGAAAGCCGGTGTGACTATTCAAGCTTATGACCCCGAGGCAATGGATGAAGCACAGCGGATTTATGGTGCCAGGGACGACTTAAAATTAATGGGTACAAAGGAGTCAGCATTACAAGGCGCTGACGCTTTGATTATTTGTACTGAATGGCAGAATTTTAGGGCGCCTGATTTTGGGATGATCAAGTCCCACCTTAAACACCCCGTTATTTTTGATGGGCGCAATTTGTACGATCCCGAGCGTCTAAATAGACAAGGTTTTACTTATTACGGGATTGGCCGTGGTGCTTCGATTAATCGTGCGCAATAA